From the genome of Blautia pseudococcoides, one region includes:
- a CDS encoding glycosyltransferase family 2 protein, with amino-acid sequence MKGYRRKEHTFAICAYKESPYLEECILSLKKQTRKSHIIIVTSTPNEYIEELSLKYGIPLFVNHGEHGITQDWNFAYQCADSRYVTIAHQDDIYLAEYWQRIYEYLRRSKRPLIVFGDYGELRNGRPVLNNRLLRIKRFMLMPLRFKVFWRSKFVRRRILSLGCPICCPSVTFVKENLHEPVFKAGFRSAEDWEAWEKLSKEKGSFVYVNKILMYHRIHEDSETSIILGDDARKREDFIMFRKFWPEPIARILVKLYSSSEKSNNL; translated from the coding sequence ATGAAAGGATATAGAAGAAAAGAACATACTTTTGCTATATGTGCCTATAAAGAAAGTCCATATCTGGAAGAATGTATTCTGTCATTAAAAAAGCAGACCAGAAAAAGCCATATTATAATAGTTACATCAACACCGAATGAATACATAGAGGAACTGAGCCTAAAATACGGCATACCTCTTTTTGTAAACCATGGGGAACACGGAATTACACAGGATTGGAATTTTGCCTATCAATGTGCAGATTCCAGGTATGTTACCATAGCGCATCAGGATGATATTTATCTTGCCGAGTATTGGCAGAGGATTTATGAATATCTCAGACGCTCAAAAAGACCGCTGATTGTTTTTGGAGATTATGGGGAACTGCGGAACGGAAGGCCTGTACTCAATAACCGGCTGTTGAGGATCAAACGGTTTATGCTGATGCCGTTGAGATTCAAGGTGTTCTGGAGATCTAAGTTTGTAAGACGGAGAATTTTGTCCCTGGGGTGTCCTATTTGTTGTCCTTCTGTGACCTTTGTAAAAGAGAACTTGCATGAGCCTGTCTTTAAAGCAGGGTTCCGCAGTGCGGAAGACTGGGAGGCGTGGGAAAAACTTTCCAAAGAGAAAGGCAGTTTTGTGTATGTAAATAAAATTTTGATGTACCATAGAATCCATGAGGATTCAGAAACCAGTATTATTCTTGGTGATGATGCGAGAAAAAGAGAAGATTTCATTATGTTTAGGAAATTTTGGCCCGAACCAATTGCCAGAATACTTGTAAAGCTGTATAGTTCAAGTGAAAAATCCAATAATCTATAA
- a CDS encoding glycosyltransferase family 2 protein, whose protein sequence is MKKLIIIPAYNEEACIEKTVENIKKAAPSFDYIIINDCSKDNTKEICEKNQFHYINLSVNLGIGGAVQTGYIYALENHYDVAVQVDGDGQHDAAFLNEMAAFMEKHQANMVIGSRFIEKKGFQSSGLRRMGIKFFTWLIKILTGRGITDPTSGLRMVDREIIQIFAENYPKDYPEPETVVAVIRKNMKVKEIPVVMKERQGGVSSISPKKSVYYMIKVSLAIIIECLR, encoded by the coding sequence ATGAAGAAATTAATCATTATACCTGCTTACAATGAAGAGGCATGCATAGAGAAGACAGTTGAGAATATTAAGAAAGCTGCACCATCATTTGACTATATTATTATAAATGACTGTTCCAAAGACAATACGAAAGAGATATGTGAAAAAAATCAATTTCATTATATTAATCTCTCTGTTAATCTGGGAATAGGAGGGGCGGTGCAAACTGGTTATATCTATGCCCTTGAGAACCATTATGATGTGGCTGTACAGGTAGACGGCGACGGACAGCATGATGCGGCTTTTTTAAATGAAATGGCAGCGTTTATGGAAAAACATCAGGCGAATATGGTGATTGGATCCAGATTTATTGAGAAAAAAGGATTTCAGTCATCTGGTCTCAGAAGAATGGGGATTAAGTTTTTTACGTGGCTTATCAAGATTCTTACGGGAAGGGGCATCACAGACCCTACATCAGGCCTTCGCATGGTAGACAGGGAGATCATTCAGATATTTGCTGAAAACTACCCCAAGGATTATCCGGAGCCGGAGACAGTGGTGGCTGTCATCAGAAAAAACATGAAGGTAAAAGAAATTCCTGTTGTCATGAAGGAGAGGCAGGGAGGTGTTTCCTCAATTTCTCCTAAAAAATCGGTATACTACATGATTAAGGTAAGCCTTGCAATAATTATAGAATGTCTTCGATAG
- a CDS encoding DUF2304 domain-containing protein: MNIRTQIIVAVIVLAAFAYLIGKIRKNKLELKYALSWIVMGALILLLDFFPGIIAKLADICGIGMPINMIFFLGFCFLLALTFTLSVLVSGLSQKTKVLTQRIAILEEVISRERHGQTVVKEIELHKEKDVSDNDRES, from the coding sequence ATGAATATAAGAACACAAATTATAGTTGCCGTTATTGTGTTGGCTGCGTTTGCTTATCTGATCGGCAAGATAAGAAAGAATAAATTGGAATTAAAATATGCGTTATCCTGGATCGTAATGGGAGCTTTAATTTTACTGCTGGATTTTTTTCCGGGAATTATTGCAAAATTAGCCGATATCTGCGGGATTGGAATGCCTATAAATATGATTTTCTTTTTGGGTTTCTGCTTTCTGCTGGCATTGACATTCACTTTGAGCGTACTGGTATCCGGTTTGTCTCAAAAGACTAAGGTGTTGACACAGAGAATCGCTATTCTGGAAGAAGTTATATCCAGAGAACGTCATGGGCAAACAGTTGTAAAGGAGATTGAATTGCACAAAGAAAAGGATGTATCAGACAATGACAGAGAGAGTTAG